Proteins co-encoded in one uncultured Bacteroides sp. genomic window:
- a CDS encoding putative transporter, whose amino-acid sequence MEWLDTLFINHSALQAVVVVSLISALGLALGKIHIMGISLGVTFVFFAGILAGHLGLSIDPQMLNYAESFGLVIFVYSLGLQVGPGFFSSFRKGGMQLNMLSLILIALGTILAIICHLTTGVSLPDMVGILCGATTNTPALGAAQQTLQQMGLPSSAPALSCAVTYPLGVMGVIIAVLLIRKLFVRKEDLAEKEQDNANKTYIAEFQVFNPGIYGKSIKDIAHLSSIKFVISRLWRDNKVTIPTSEKILQKGDRLLVITSEKDVEAMTVLFGEQEHTDWNKDDIDWNAIDSQLISQRIIVTRPEINGKKLGSLRLRNHYGINISRVYRAGVQLLATSELVLQMGDRLTVVGEAAAIQNVEKVLGNAVKSLKEPNLVAVFIGIILGLALGAVPLTIPGISAPVKLGLAGGPIIVGILIGTFGPRLHMVTYTTLSANLMLRGLGLSMYLACLGLDAGAHFFETVVRPEGALWIALGFAITFVPVVITGLIALKVMKVDFGSVSGMLCGSMANPMALNYVNDTIHGDNPSVSYATVYPLSMFLRVIIAQVILMFFL is encoded by the coding sequence ATGGAATGGCTTGACACATTATTTATAAATCACTCGGCACTACAAGCTGTAGTTGTTGTATCACTTATTTCTGCCCTCGGACTTGCTCTGGGAAAAATTCATATCATGGGAATATCCCTGGGAGTAACATTCGTTTTCTTTGCAGGAATTCTGGCCGGGCATCTTGGACTTTCCATTGACCCTCAGATGCTTAATTATGCTGAAAGTTTCGGATTAGTTATATTTGTCTATTCTCTGGGGCTACAAGTAGGTCCCGGTTTCTTCAGTTCCTTTCGCAAAGGCGGCATGCAACTCAATATGCTGTCTCTTATTTTAATAGCACTTGGCACTATATTAGCCATAATATGTCATCTCACAACAGGAGTTTCACTACCGGATATGGTAGGAATACTTTGTGGAGCAACAACAAACACCCCTGCCCTTGGTGCAGCCCAGCAAACATTACAACAAATGGGACTTCCATCAAGTGCTCCCGCACTTAGTTGCGCGGTGACTTACCCGTTAGGAGTTATGGGAGTGATTATTGCAGTTTTGCTGATACGAAAATTATTCGTTCGTAAAGAAGATCTGGCTGAGAAGGAACAAGACAATGCAAACAAAACATACATTGCCGAATTTCAGGTTTTTAATCCGGGAATATACGGCAAAAGCATAAAAGATATAGCTCATCTCAGCAGTATTAAGTTTGTTATTTCCCGACTTTGGAGAGACAATAAGGTAACTATTCCAACCTCTGAAAAGATTTTGCAAAAAGGAGACCGACTACTTGTTATCACTTCTGAAAAAGATGTAGAGGCAATGACCGTTCTGTTTGGAGAACAAGAACATACAGACTGGAACAAAGACGATATAGACTGGAATGCTATTGACAGTCAGCTCATTTCTCAGCGCATAATTGTGACTCGTCCGGAGATAAATGGTAAAAAGCTTGGTTCACTTCGTCTGCGAAATCATTACGGAATAAATATCAGCCGCGTTTATAGGGCTGGTGTACAACTTCTTGCCACCTCTGAACTGGTATTGCAAATGGGCGACAGACTGACAGTAGTTGGAGAAGCTGCTGCAATTCAAAATGTGGAAAAGGTTCTGGGTAATGCTGTTAAAAGTCTTAAAGAGCCAAATCTTGTAGCTGTTTTCATTGGCATCATCTTGGGTTTGGCATTAGGAGCCGTACCTTTAACCATTCCCGGAATAAGTGCTCCGGTAAAATTAGGATTGGCCGGTGGCCCTATCATTGTGGGTATCTTGATTGGAACCTTTGGTCCGCGGCTTCATATGGTTACTTACACCACACTTAGCGCAAATCTGATGCTTCGCGGATTAGGTCTTTCCATGTATCTGGCCTGTCTGGGGCTGGATGCCGGTGCTCATTTCTTTGAAACAGTAGTTCGTCCTGAAGGAGCTCTTTGGATTGCTCTAGGTTTTGCCATCACCTTTGTTCCGGTAGTTATAACAGGACTCATTGCGTTAAAAGTGATGAAAGTGGACTTTGGCTCGGTATCGGGCATGCTCTGCGGAAGTATGGCAAACCCAATGGCTTTGAACTATGTGAATGACACCATTCATGGAGACAACCCATCAGTGTCTTATGCAACAGTCTATCCGCTAAGTATGTTCTTAAGAGTTATTATTGCTCAGGTTATTCTGATGTTTTTTCTATAA
- a CDS encoding DUF4249 domain-containing protein, which translates to MKKYIIIIPVLLLLLTACTNEIPFDVKDTESKMVINALINTDCLENRIFISLTGKYDIETINDVSVNLYVNGVLKEMPESIADSSSTPKVKSFLVKSTFKPGDKVKIEASTKDGKYHAWGEETVPDRPSIIKIDTASVRMKNKYDSYSPFLRFKVTFKDIPDKDSYYRIIVENKKTCVFVNETTGKDETVDSYDYGFVSREDVVLTDGRPTTVDDEENGIYTTSSPSNTYGVFDDSRFLNSEYTMTVSPENTSSSYYYYQNIKQESISVTVYLQCISKAEYYYLQALNRSIDNSDDDILSEPVHLPTNINGGIGILGFSTENSRTIQVFNWNAQ; encoded by the coding sequence ATGAAGAAATATATTATAATCATCCCTGTCCTTCTGTTATTATTGACAGCATGTACTAACGAAATTCCTTTTGATGTAAAAGACACTGAGAGCAAAATGGTTATCAACGCTCTTATAAATACAGATTGTTTGGAGAATAGAATTTTTATAAGTCTGACAGGAAAGTACGATATAGAAACGATTAACGATGTTTCAGTTAATCTTTATGTTAACGGAGTGCTGAAGGAAATGCCTGAAAGTATTGCTGATTCCAGCAGTACCCCCAAAGTAAAATCGTTTCTTGTTAAATCAACTTTTAAGCCGGGCGACAAAGTTAAGATTGAAGCTTCAACAAAAGATGGTAAATATCATGCGTGGGGAGAAGAAACTGTTCCAGACCGGCCAAGCATAATAAAAATTGATACGGCAAGCGTTAGAATGAAAAACAAATATGATTCCTATTCGCCTTTTCTTCGCTTTAAAGTTACATTTAAAGACATTCCCGATAAGGATAGTTATTACAGGATTATTGTTGAGAATAAGAAAACATGTGTTTTTGTAAATGAAACAACGGGAAAAGACGAAACCGTTGATTCGTATGATTATGGTTTTGTATCCAGAGAAGATGTGGTTCTAACAGATGGAAGGCCCACCACTGTAGATGATGAGGAAAATGGAATTTATACTACTTCTTCTCCATCAAATACGTATGGTGTTTTTGATGACTCACGTTTCCTGAATAGCGAATATACAATGACTGTTAGTCCGGAAAATACTTCTTCTTCATATTATTATTATCAAAATATAAAGCAAGAATCAATCAGTGTTACTGTATATTTGCAATGTATTTCAAAAGCAGAATATTATTATCTTCAGGCACTTAATCGGTCTATTGATAATTCCGATGATGATATCTTATCAGAGCCGGTTCATTTACCTACCAACATCAACGGAGGTATTGGCATATTAGGCTTTAGCACGGAAAACAGCAGAACAATTCAGGTGTTCAACTGGAATGCTCAGTAA
- a CDS encoding glycoside hydrolase family 97 protein yields the protein MNKRIFIIVICCLCAQIGFAQKMLTVSSPDGKIQTTISIGDKISYTVTSNNKTIIAPSPISMTLSTGEVWGKNSKLDKSTKLPINQSITSPFYKRSKITDQCNELNLRFKKDWGIKFRVYNDGVAYRFINYRKEPFTIQNEEVKYNFTDNYPATVPYVRLDKVTDDTNKEMQFTNSFENTYTTENLSKLDSRRLMFLPLVVEAGNGMKVCLTEADLQSYPGLYLNNAQKNNSLEGVFAPYPKRTEQGGHNMLQFRVKERENFIAKVNGTREFPWRVAIIASEDKQFAESDMTYKLAAPSKVADCSWVKPGKVAWDWWNDWNIYNVDFESGVNNATYKYYIDFASANGVEYVILDEGWAVNLKCDLMQVVPEINIKELVDYAAKKHVGIILWAGYHAFNRDMENVCKHYSELGVKGFKVDFMDRDDQEMVEFNSRAAATCAKYHLILDLHGMYKPAGLNRTYPNILNFEGVHGLEQLKWSPATTDMVKYDVTIPFIRMAAGPLDYTQGAMRNAAKGCYAPINSEPMSQGTRCHQLAMYVILESPFNMLCDNPSNYMRETECLDFIAKVPTVWDNTKVLDGKIGEYIITLRRAGETWYIGGLTNWTPRDLTINLSFLGKGDYKATLFKDGKNAHRAGRDYKKEEFTVNASSTQSIHLAPGGGFAMKIEKTN from the coding sequence ATGAATAAAAGGATTTTCATAATTGTAATCTGTTGTCTTTGTGCACAAATAGGTTTTGCACAGAAAATGCTGACTGTATCGTCTCCTGACGGAAAGATACAAACAACAATCTCCATCGGAGATAAAATATCTTATACAGTAACCAGCAATAATAAAACCATTATTGCGCCATCTCCCATATCCATGACTTTAAGTACAGGAGAAGTCTGGGGTAAGAATTCCAAGCTTGATAAAAGCACCAAGCTACCAATCAATCAGTCTATTACTTCTCCATTCTACAAACGGTCAAAAATAACAGATCAGTGTAATGAATTAAACCTCCGCTTCAAAAAGGACTGGGGAATAAAGTTCAGAGTATATAATGATGGGGTGGCTTACCGCTTTATCAACTATCGTAAAGAGCCGTTCACGATTCAGAATGAGGAGGTAAAATATAACTTTACGGACAATTATCCTGCAACTGTTCCCTATGTACGTTTAGACAAAGTGACAGATGATACAAACAAGGAGATGCAATTCACAAACTCTTTTGAAAACACCTATACCACTGAAAATCTATCCAAACTGGATAGCAGAAGATTGATGTTTCTTCCATTAGTAGTAGAAGCAGGAAATGGCATGAAAGTTTGCCTCACGGAAGCTGATCTGCAAAGTTATCCGGGGCTATATCTGAATAACGCCCAAAAGAATAATTCTCTGGAAGGAGTCTTTGCTCCTTATCCAAAGCGGACAGAACAGGGAGGGCACAACATGCTGCAATTCCGTGTTAAAGAGCGCGAAAACTTTATTGCGAAAGTGAACGGTACACGCGAATTTCCATGGAGAGTAGCTATCATTGCTTCTGAAGATAAACAATTCGCTGAAAGTGATATGACTTACAAGCTTGCTGCTCCGTCAAAAGTAGCTGATTGTTCCTGGGTAAAACCCGGAAAGGTTGCCTGGGATTGGTGGAATGACTGGAATATTTATAATGTAGATTTCGAGTCTGGAGTAAACAACGCTACTTATAAATATTACATAGACTTTGCTTCTGCCAACGGAGTGGAATATGTAATTCTGGATGAAGGATGGGCTGTAAACCTGAAATGTGATTTAATGCAGGTTGTGCCTGAGATTAATATTAAGGAATTAGTCGATTATGCTGCAAAGAAACATGTTGGTATAATTCTTTGGGCAGGCTATCATGCCTTTAACCGTGATATGGAAAATGTGTGCAAACACTATTCTGAACTTGGAGTAAAAGGGTTTAAGGTTGACTTTATGGACCGTGACGATCAAGAAATGGTAGAGTTTAATTCTCGCGCCGCAGCTACCTGTGCCAAATATCATTTGATACTTGATCTTCATGGAATGTACAAACCAGCCGGACTAAACCGCACCTATCCTAATATACTTAACTTTGAAGGAGTTCACGGACTGGAACAGCTGAAATGGTCTCCTGCCACAACAGACATGGTGAAATATGATGTGACTATACCTTTTATCCGTATGGCTGCCGGACCACTTGACTATACTCAGGGAGCAATGCGCAATGCAGCAAAAGGATGTTATGCCCCTATCAATTCAGAACCAATGAGTCAGGGGACCCGCTGCCATCAATTAGCTATGTATGTTATCCTCGAGTCTCCTTTTAATATGCTGTGCGATAATCCATCAAACTATATGCGTGAAACAGAATGTCTGGATTTCATTGCAAAAGTTCCTACAGTGTGGGATAACACAAAAGTATTAGATGGAAAAATCGGAGAATACATTATTACCTTGAGACGTGCAGGAGAAACCTGGTATATTGGAGGATTGACAAACTGGACTCCACGCGACCTCACCATCAACCTGTCCTTCCTGGGAAAAGGAGACTATAAAGCCACTCTCTTTAAGGATGGGAAAAATGCTCATCGTGCCGGTCGTGACTACAAAAAAGAAGAGTTTACAGTCAATGCTTCGTCTACTCAATCCATTCATTTGGCTCCAGGCGGAGGATTTGCCATGAAAATTGAAAAAACAAATTAA
- a CDS encoding dihydroorotate dehydrogenase-like protein produces the protein MVDLKTKFAGLQLKNPIIISSSGLTNSADKNEKLEMAGAGAIVLKSLFEEQITQRAQQSHEQAYYSEGGNFLNEQLNKQDLTDYLKLIQESKKRCSIPIIASINCCSSKDWVEFARKIELAGADALELNILSIQASPYYECGEFENRHIDILTNVKSRVRIPVIMKLGTHLTNPVALINKLRVNGAEGIVLFNRLYQTDIDIMKLEYISGELLSSPSDITPSLRWIGMSSAIVSNIDYAASGGVHNGSAVIKSILVGASAVEVCSAVYKTGNQCIRPMLQSLEKWMESKGYESISQFKGLMKAKDVNCASMYERTQFLRYFSERD, from the coding sequence ATGGTGGATTTAAAAACGAAATTTGCGGGATTGCAGTTAAAGAATCCTATCATTATCAGCAGTTCAGGACTGACTAATAGTGCTGATAAAAATGAGAAACTGGAAATGGCCGGTGCGGGTGCCATTGTACTGAAATCGCTTTTTGAGGAACAAATCACACAAAGAGCTCAACAATCTCACGAGCAGGCATATTATTCTGAAGGGGGTAATTTTCTGAATGAACAACTGAACAAGCAAGACTTAACTGATTATTTAAAACTTATTCAGGAAAGTAAAAAACGTTGTTCAATTCCCATTATTGCCAGCATAAACTGCTGTTCAAGCAAAGATTGGGTAGAATTTGCACGTAAAATTGAACTTGCCGGAGCGGATGCTCTTGAGCTGAACATTTTAAGTATTCAGGCATCTCCTTATTATGAATGCGGTGAATTTGAAAACCGGCATATTGATATATTAACCAATGTCAAGAGCCGGGTACGGATTCCTGTTATCATGAAGCTCGGTACGCATCTTACTAACCCTGTAGCTTTAATCAACAAGTTAAGAGTCAATGGCGCAGAAGGAATTGTTCTGTTCAATCGGTTATACCAAACAGACATTGATATAATGAAGTTAGAATATATATCAGGAGAATTATTAAGTTCGCCGTCGGATATAACCCCTTCTTTACGTTGGATTGGAATGTCATCAGCAATTGTTAGCAATATTGATTATGCAGCTTCGGGAGGAGTGCACAATGGTTCAGCTGTTATTAAATCTATTTTAGTGGGAGCTTCCGCAGTAGAGGTTTGCAGTGCTGTTTATAAAACAGGAAATCAATGCATTCGTCCAATGCTCCAATCTCTGGAAAAATGGATGGAAAGCAAAGGTTACGAAAGTATTTCTCAATTCAAGGGGTTAATGAAAGCTAAAGATGTAAATTGTGCAAGCATGTACGAACGGACTCAATTCCTTCGTTATTTTAGTGAAAGAGATTAA
- a CDS encoding DUF4494 domain-containing protein: MMHTWFECKIRYDKVMENGMNKKVTEPYLVDALSFTEAEARIIEEITPFISGEFTVADIKRANYSELFEDETGDRWFKCKLQFITLDEKSGAEKKVSTQVLVQAGDLREAVKHLDEGMKGTMADYVIASVAETAIMDVYPYASEPDVKPEFPQAGENQ, encoded by the coding sequence ATGATGCACACTTGGTTTGAATGCAAGATCCGTTACGACAAGGTTATGGAAAACGGGATGAATAAAAAAGTTACTGAACCATATTTGGTAGACGCTTTAAGTTTTACAGAAGCCGAAGCACGGATTATTGAAGAGATTACTCCATTTATTTCAGGAGAATTTACAGTGGCCGACATTAAACGTGCCAACTACAGCGAACTTTTTGAAGATGAAACAGGCGACCGTTGGTTTAAATGTAAGTTACAATTCATCACACTCGACGAGAAAAGTGGTGCAGAAAAGAAAGTATCCACTCAAGTACTGGTTCAAGCGGGAGATCTTCGCGAAGCTGTTAAGCATCTGGATGAAGGGATGAAAGGAACCATGGCCGATTATGTTATTGCATCTGTAGCTGAAACAGCAATTATGGACGTATATCCTTATGCTTCCGAACCAGATGTTAAACCAGAATTTCCACAAGCCGGAGAAAATCAATAG
- a CDS encoding AMP-binding protein: MEQSFIAFIEDSIKKNWDLDALTDYKGATLQYKDVARKIEKLHIILEESGIKKGDKIAICGRNSSFWAVTFLSVVTYGAIAVPILHEFKADNVHSIVNHSEAKLLFVGDVVWENLNESAMPLLEGIILMTDFSVPVSRSEKLTHAREHLNEMFGQKYPKNFRQEHVSYHKDKPEELAVINYTSGTTSYSKGVMLPYRSFWSNLLFAHEVLTLKPGDKIVSMLPMAHMYGMAFEFLYEFSVGCQIYFLTRMPSPKIIFQAFAEVKPSLVIAVPLIIEKIIKKSILPKLETPAMKILMKVPIINDKIKASVREQMIKAFGGNFYEIIVGGAAFNKEIEQFLKMIEFPYSVGYGMTECGPIICYEDWQRFKMGSCGKAAPRMEVKVLSPDPENIVGDIICRGANVMLGYYKNEEATAQVIDKDGWLHTGDLGVIDADGNVTIKGRSKNMLLGASGQNIYPEEIEDMLNNLPYVSESIIVQQSEKLVGLVYPDFDDAFAHGLTNKDIERVMEENRVELNSMLPSYSQISKIKIYPEEFEKTPKKSIKRFLYQEAKG, from the coding sequence ATGGAACAAAGTTTTATAGCATTCATAGAAGATAGTATAAAAAAGAATTGGGATTTAGACGCCCTGACTGACTATAAAGGAGCTACTCTTCAATATAAAGATGTAGCCCGGAAAATTGAAAAGTTACACATCATTTTAGAAGAGAGTGGAATTAAAAAGGGCGATAAGATCGCTATTTGCGGAAGAAACAGTTCTTTTTGGGCTGTAACCTTTCTATCCGTAGTGACTTACGGAGCGATTGCTGTTCCTATTCTTCACGAATTTAAGGCAGACAATGTACACAGCATTGTAAACCATTCTGAAGCTAAACTTCTTTTTGTTGGAGATGTGGTTTGGGAAAATCTGAATGAATCGGCAATGCCATTACTTGAAGGCATTATATTGATGACAGATTTCTCGGTACCTGTTTCCCGCTCAGAAAAGCTAACGCATGCCCGCGAGCATCTGAATGAGATGTTCGGACAAAAATATCCTAAGAATTTCCGTCAGGAACACGTTTCGTATCATAAAGACAAGCCCGAAGAACTGGCTGTTATCAATTATACATCGGGAACCACCAGCTATTCAAAGGGGGTAATGTTACCCTACCGTAGTTTCTGGTCAAATCTGCTTTTTGCGCATGAAGTACTGACTTTGAAGCCAGGAGATAAGATTGTATCCATGCTCCCTATGGCTCATATGTATGGAATGGCTTTTGAATTCCTTTATGAATTTTCCGTTGGCTGTCAGATATATTTCTTAACACGAATGCCAAGTCCAAAGATCATCTTCCAGGCATTTGCTGAAGTTAAGCCTAGTCTTGTGATTGCGGTACCTCTAATTATAGAAAAAATCATTAAAAAGAGCATCTTGCCTAAGCTGGAAACTCCGGCTATGAAGATTTTAATGAAGGTTCCTATCATTAACGATAAAATAAAAGCATCTGTTCGTGAGCAAATGATTAAAGCCTTTGGCGGTAATTTCTATGAAATTATTGTTGGTGGTGCGGCTTTCAATAAGGAGATCGAACAGTTCCTTAAAATGATTGAATTCCCTTATTCCGTGGGATACGGAATGACGGAATGCGGACCTATTATTTGTTACGAAGATTGGCAACGATTCAAAATGGGATCGTGCGGTAAAGCTGCTCCCCGAATGGAAGTAAAGGTACTTTCACCAGATCCTGAAAATATAGTGGGAGACATTATTTGTCGCGGAGCCAATGTAATGCTGGGCTATTACAAAAATGAAGAGGCTACTGCACAAGTTATAGACAAAGACGGATGGCTTCATACTGGTGACCTGGGAGTTATCGACGCGGATGGAAATGTTACCATCAAAGGTCGTAGCAAGAACATGCTTCTTGGCGCATCGGGACAAAACATTTATCCGGAAGAGATAGAAGATATGTTGAACAACCTTCCTTATGTATCTGAATCTATTATTGTTCAACAAAGTGAAAAGCTAGTGGGACTTGTATATCCCGATTTCGATGATGCATTTGCTCATGGTCTCACAAATAAAGATATAGAAAGAGTGATGGAAGAAAACCGTGTGGAACTAAACTCTATGCTTCCATCTTACAGTCAGATCTCGAAAATCAAGATTTATCCTGAAGAGTTCGAAAAAACACCAAAGAAGAGCATTAAGAGATTCCTTTATCAGGAAGCTAAAGGATAA
- a CDS encoding YggS family pyridoxal phosphate-dependent enzyme: protein MSIKSNLLDVLSQLPAGVRLVAVSKFNPKESIVEAYEAGQRIFGESKVQEMTEKYESLPKDIEWHFIGHLQTNKIKYIVPYVSMIHAIDSYKLLCEVNKQAEKAGRVIPCLLQIYIAQEDTKFGFSFDECKEMLALKEWKELTHVSIHGLMGMATNTNSTKQIESEFCSLNGFFNEIKQTFFAQDQNFKELSMGMSHDYPQAIASGSTLIRVGSKIFGERIY from the coding sequence ATGAGTATTAAAAGCAATTTACTGGATGTACTTTCTCAACTCCCCGCAGGAGTTAGATTAGTCGCTGTTTCCAAATTCAATCCCAAAGAATCAATAGTTGAGGCTTATGAGGCGGGACAACGGATATTCGGAGAAAGTAAAGTGCAGGAAATGACAGAAAAATATGAGTCTCTGCCTAAAGATATTGAATGGCACTTTATCGGTCATCTACAAACGAATAAGATAAAGTACATCGTTCCTTATGTATCTATGATTCATGCTATTGACAGTTATAAGCTATTATGTGAGGTCAATAAGCAGGCTGAAAAAGCAGGACGGGTAATCCCCTGCCTGCTTCAGATTTATATTGCACAGGAAGACACTAAATTTGGCTTTAGTTTTGATGAATGCAAAGAAATGCTGGCCCTTAAAGAATGGAAAGAACTTACTCATGTTTCTATTCATGGATTAATGGGTATGGCAACAAATACAAATTCCACTAAACAAATTGAAAGTGAATTTTGTTCTTTAAATGGCTTCTTTAACGAGATAAAGCAAACATTCTTTGCACAGGACCAGAATTTTAAAGAATTATCAATGGGCATGTCTCATGATTATCCTCAGGCAATAGCATCAGGGAGCACTCTTATCCGCGTAGGAAGTAAGATATTCGGAGAAAGGATTTACTAA